In Actinoplanes sp. NBC_00393, a single genomic region encodes these proteins:
- a CDS encoding carbohydrate kinase family protein yields the protein MTFDLLVVGDANPDIVLSGVPAELPWGQRERLVDAGAMTLGGSAAITACGAARLGLRTAFAGRVGDDVAGRFCLDALRDRGVDVTGCVVDPDVPTAMTVVLGGGQDRAILTAAGCLPLLQVSDIGPVRARHVHVSSYFLQPRLAAGLPAWFAKLRAEGITTSLDTNDDPSGEWAGGVMDAIAQTDIFLPNEAEARALTRTDDVLAAAKALAAAGGLAVVKRGADGALAWADGGPVAVPGRPADPVDTVGAGDSFNAGFLAGHLGGAGLTASLRLAAACGALSTRAAGGTAAQPTMIEIGTDMSTR from the coding sequence ATGACGTTCGACCTGCTGGTGGTCGGGGACGCCAACCCTGACATCGTGCTTTCCGGGGTGCCGGCCGAGCTGCCCTGGGGACAGCGGGAACGGCTCGTCGATGCCGGCGCGATGACGCTCGGCGGCTCGGCGGCGATCACCGCGTGCGGCGCCGCGCGGCTCGGGCTGCGGACGGCGTTCGCCGGCCGGGTCGGCGACGACGTGGCCGGCCGGTTCTGCCTCGACGCGCTGCGCGACCGCGGCGTCGACGTGACCGGCTGCGTCGTGGACCCGGACGTGCCGACGGCGATGACGGTGGTGCTCGGCGGCGGCCAGGACCGGGCGATTCTCACCGCGGCGGGCTGCCTGCCGTTGCTGCAGGTGAGCGACATCGGGCCGGTGCGGGCCCGGCACGTCCACGTGAGCTCGTACTTCCTGCAACCCCGGCTGGCCGCGGGACTGCCGGCCTGGTTCGCGAAGCTGCGGGCGGAGGGGATCACGACGTCGCTCGACACCAACGACGACCCGTCCGGTGAGTGGGCCGGCGGGGTGATGGACGCGATCGCGCAGACCGACATCTTCCTGCCCAATGAGGCGGAGGCGCGCGCGCTCACCCGTACCGATGATGTTCTTGCCGCAGCGAAAGCTCTCGCCGCGGCAGGCGGCCTCGCCGTGGTCAAACGCGGCGCGGACGGCGCCCTGGCCTGGGCGGACGGCGGACCGGTCGCCGTGCCCGGCCGGCCCGCCGACCCGGTCGACACGGTCGGCGCCGGCGACAGCTTCAACGCCGGCTTCCTCGCCGGCCACCTCGGCGGCGCCGGCCTCACCGCCAGCCTGCGACTCGCGGCCGCATGCGGCGCGCTCTCCACGAGAGCCGCCGGCGGCACCGCGGCCCAACCCACCATGATCGAGATCGGTACGGATATGAGCACCCGGTGA
- a CDS encoding ABC transporter substrate-binding protein codes for MIRRSRALLSLAVVLSLAGCSDSGSSSDGPVTLDYWLWDDNQKAPYQACADAFTAANPNIKIQITQSAWDLYWQNLTTQLAAGEAPDVWTNQGSYYPQFVTSNQILDIQPYVDADKVDLNQYQGGLAELFTKDGKRYGLPKDWDTMALVYNTGHLEKQGIDAASLPELTWNPTDGGTFEQLIAKATVDTSGRNGLDPAFDKSKVKVYGYLPEWGDGSQGQNGWGLLAAMNGFTYLDKNPWGTQYKYDDPALAQTIDWFKSLIAKGYSPPLDKSSTMSRDTLMQAGKGAVSVAGSWTINSYLGDSAKIKFAFAPLPTGPQGRKTAINGLSDAIWAGTEHKDAAWKWVKFLGSTDCQNIVGDSAAVFPAIKSASDKALAAHQSKGRDVQPFIDQAQAPNGTFFLPITDHGKEVSQIVQDAIQSSVLGQSDSAAALKKANDQVNGLFK; via the coding sequence ATGATCCGCAGATCCCGCGCCTTGTTGTCATTGGCAGTCGTCCTCAGCCTCGCCGGCTGCTCCGATTCCGGCTCCTCGTCCGACGGCCCGGTCACCCTCGACTACTGGCTCTGGGACGACAACCAGAAGGCGCCCTACCAGGCCTGCGCCGACGCCTTCACCGCCGCCAACCCGAACATCAAGATCCAGATCACGCAGTCGGCCTGGGACCTGTACTGGCAGAACCTCACCACCCAGCTCGCTGCCGGCGAGGCGCCCGACGTGTGGACCAACCAGGGCTCCTACTATCCGCAGTTCGTCACCTCGAACCAGATCCTCGACATCCAGCCGTACGTCGACGCCGACAAGGTCGACCTCAACCAGTACCAGGGCGGGCTGGCCGAGCTGTTCACCAAGGACGGCAAGCGCTACGGCCTGCCCAAGGACTGGGACACGATGGCGCTGGTCTACAACACCGGACACCTCGAGAAGCAGGGCATCGACGCGGCGTCCCTGCCGGAACTCACCTGGAACCCCACCGACGGCGGCACCTTCGAGCAGCTCATCGCGAAGGCCACGGTCGACACCAGCGGCCGCAACGGCCTCGATCCGGCCTTCGACAAGTCCAAGGTCAAGGTGTACGGCTACCTGCCCGAGTGGGGCGACGGCTCGCAGGGCCAGAACGGGTGGGGCCTGCTCGCCGCGATGAACGGGTTCACCTACCTCGACAAGAACCCTTGGGGCACCCAGTACAAGTACGACGACCCGGCGCTGGCACAGACCATCGACTGGTTCAAGTCACTGATCGCCAAGGGCTACAGCCCGCCGCTGGACAAGTCCTCGACGATGAGCCGGGACACGCTGATGCAGGCCGGCAAGGGCGCGGTCTCGGTCGCCGGTTCCTGGACGATCAACAGCTACCTCGGCGACTCGGCGAAGATCAAGTTCGCCTTCGCCCCGCTGCCGACCGGGCCGCAGGGCCGCAAGACCGCGATCAACGGTCTGTCCGACGCGATCTGGGCCGGCACCGAGCACAAGGACGCGGCCTGGAAGTGGGTCAAGTTCCTCGGTTCGACCGACTGCCAGAACATCGTCGGCGACAGCGCCGCAGTCTTCCCGGCGATCAAGTCCGCCAGTGACAAGGCCCTGGCCGCGCACCAGAGCAAGGGCCGCGACGTGCAGCCGTTCATCGACCAGGCGCAGGCCCCGAACGGCACCTTCTTCCTGCCGATCACCGACCACGGCAAGGAGGTCAGCCAAATCGTGCAGGACGCCATCCAGTCCTCGGTGCTCGGCCAGAGCGACTCGGCGGCCGCGTTGAAGAAGGCCAACGACCAGGTCAACGGCCTGTTCAAGTAG
- a CDS encoding alpha-glucosidase/alpha-galactosidase, producing the protein MTTIVFLGAGSVVFTRQLLTDILGFPELTGAHLVLHDIDPERLATAGSVATRIAEAHGARPKITATLDRRAALDGADFVINAIQVGGYPATRTDFDVPARFGLRQTIGDTIGIGGIFRGLRTFPVLAAIAADMAELCPDAWLLNYTNPMAMNVTYLSRVAPRLNVLGLCHSVHWTVHGLCEIVGVPFEEVEFDSAGVNHQAWILSWQHRGADLYPALDAAIAADEQLRRRVRVDMYRRLGYYPTETSEHSAEYVPWYLYHDEEIERLRIPVGEYLRVSQDNLAEYAAIRDGAPITADSDAVEYAPQIIHSMVTGTPRRIVANVPNVGLIGNLPAGFAVEVPTLVDAAGARPQPMGHLPPQLAAVNRPYVSVGELTVEAALTGDPRLVRHAAMADPNTAATLTVDAIERMCDALTEAHGDLLPEGLRR; encoded by the coding sequence ATGACGACCATCGTCTTTCTCGGCGCGGGCAGTGTGGTGTTCACCCGCCAGCTGCTCACCGACATCCTCGGCTTCCCCGAGCTCACCGGCGCCCACCTCGTCCTGCACGACATCGACCCGGAGCGGCTGGCTACCGCCGGATCCGTGGCCACCCGGATCGCCGAGGCGCACGGCGCGCGCCCGAAGATCACCGCGACCCTCGACCGGCGGGCCGCCCTCGACGGCGCCGACTTCGTCATCAACGCGATCCAGGTCGGCGGGTACCCGGCCACGCGTACCGACTTCGACGTGCCGGCCCGCTTCGGCCTGCGCCAGACGATCGGCGACACGATCGGCATCGGCGGCATCTTCCGCGGCCTGCGCACCTTCCCGGTGCTCGCCGCGATCGCCGCCGACATGGCCGAGCTGTGCCCGGACGCGTGGCTGCTCAACTACACCAACCCGATGGCCATGAACGTCACCTACCTGTCCCGGGTGGCGCCGCGGCTCAACGTGCTCGGCCTCTGCCACTCGGTGCACTGGACCGTGCACGGGCTCTGCGAGATCGTCGGCGTGCCGTTCGAGGAGGTCGAGTTCGACAGCGCCGGCGTCAACCACCAGGCGTGGATCCTGAGCTGGCAGCACCGCGGCGCCGACCTCTACCCGGCGCTGGACGCCGCGATCGCCGCCGACGAGCAGCTGCGCCGGCGGGTCCGCGTCGACATGTACCGCCGGCTCGGCTACTACCCGACCGAGACCAGCGAGCACTCCGCCGAGTACGTGCCGTGGTACCTGTACCACGACGAGGAGATCGAACGGCTGCGCATCCCGGTCGGCGAGTATCTGCGGGTCAGCCAGGACAATCTGGCCGAGTACGCGGCGATCCGCGACGGCGCCCCGATCACCGCGGACAGCGACGCCGTCGAGTACGCGCCGCAGATCATCCACAGCATGGTCACCGGCACACCTCGCCGGATCGTCGCCAACGTCCCCAACGTGGGATTGATCGGCAACCTGCCCGCCGGGTTCGCCGTGGAGGTGCCCACCCTCGTCGACGCCGCCGGTGCCCGCCCGCAGCCGATGGGCCACCTGCCGCCGCAGCTCGCCGCGGTCAACCGGCCGTACGTCAGCGTCGGCGAACTCACCGTCGAAGCGGCGCTCACCGGCGACCCGCGGCTGGTCCGGCACGCCGCGATGGCCGACCCGAACACCGCCGCCACGCTGACCGTCGACGCGATCGAGCGGATGTGCGACGCGCTGACCGAGGCGCACGGCGACCTGCTCCCGGAAGGGCTGCGCCGATGA
- a CDS encoding carbohydrate ABC transporter permease, whose amino-acid sequence MSSTRQRDDRRAAWWFLGPVLAGFAVFYGYPAVRGAWYSVTDYTLLNTPSFVGAENYSTLVNDSKFWHSLLVTAYYVVLNIGSQTVLALGVAALMHRLTRSVVLRATLLLPWLVPNVTVALLWMWLLDTNLGFVNHLLTSIGLDTVGFLTDATWAMPSIAAINTWAYTGYTALLLYAGMLQIPQYLYEGASIDGAGEWRMFRSITLPLLRPVLALVLVVSLIGSFQIFDTIAVTTQGDPAGATRALYYFIYEQAFTYFKMGYASAAAIFLTLILGVLTFVQMRLLRASRSDLA is encoded by the coding sequence ATGAGCTCGACGAGACAGCGCGACGACCGTCGCGCGGCGTGGTGGTTCCTGGGGCCGGTACTGGCCGGGTTCGCCGTCTTCTACGGCTATCCGGCCGTACGCGGCGCCTGGTACTCGGTCACCGACTACACGCTGCTCAACACACCGTCGTTCGTGGGCGCGGAGAACTACAGCACGCTCGTGAACGACAGCAAGTTCTGGCACTCCCTGCTGGTCACGGCGTACTACGTGGTCCTCAACATCGGGTCGCAGACGGTGCTGGCGCTGGGCGTCGCGGCGCTCATGCACCGGCTGACCCGCTCGGTCGTGCTGCGGGCCACCCTGCTGCTGCCCTGGCTGGTCCCGAACGTCACCGTCGCCCTGCTGTGGATGTGGCTGCTCGACACCAACCTCGGCTTCGTCAACCACCTGCTCACCAGCATCGGCCTGGACACCGTCGGGTTCCTCACCGACGCCACCTGGGCGATGCCGTCGATCGCGGCCATCAACACCTGGGCGTACACCGGCTACACCGCACTGCTGCTCTACGCCGGGATGCTGCAGATCCCGCAGTACCTGTACGAGGGCGCCTCGATCGACGGCGCCGGCGAGTGGCGGATGTTCCGCAGCATCACTCTGCCGCTGCTGCGCCCGGTCCTGGCCCTGGTGCTGGTGGTCTCGCTGATCGGCTCGTTCCAGATCTTCGACACCATCGCCGTCACCACCCAGGGCGACCCGGCCGGGGCCACCCGCGCCCTCTACTACTTCATCTACGAGCAGGCCTTCACCTACTTCAAGATGGGCTACGCCTCCGCGGCCGCCATCTTCCTCACGCTGATCCTCGGCGTGCTCACCTTCGTCCAGATGCGCCTGCTGCGCGCCTCCCGATCGGACCTGGCATGA
- a CDS encoding glycoside hydrolase family 36 protein codes for MASLIELAGRTFALVHDGPGRPQAADGGLILPPGRVALLHELGDALFYRHGQNSWSPCGWRRLSEPPLRIANPQRRVTADDTVWDDPGRHHSSAVAALDAGDGNILLLGSLGLGTPRLSADRDTLAGWYEHGAGPWFAAYGPEQQVFAAYTRELAARLGSSARRAGNVWCSWYAYYETITEEQLATDIQDLRGLPFDVVQVDDGWEQLVGDWEPNEKFPSGMKALADRISDAGMTPGLWLAPFIALPTSRFARENPELLLRDADGEPVIAGNNWGTGYYALDLSRPAAREHVAALIHRVVHEWGFRYLKLDFINAGAVPGVRLDGAEREQTYRDALTLIRQVAGDDVYLLGSGALLLPSLGLLDGLRSGPDVAPMWQNYASDDPSDAMARNAVVNTLHRLWWQPLVEVDPDVVYFRSRLNLLTDQQLAWLRDLADICRFRALSDPPAWLTPTECEDLQSYLKARPEIRQLGRYRFEVDGRKVDFTPAVTPAAQAYPIT; via the coding sequence ATGGCATCGCTCATCGAGCTGGCCGGCCGTACCTTCGCTCTCGTTCACGATGGCCCCGGCCGCCCGCAAGCAGCCGACGGGGGGCTGATCCTGCCACCCGGCCGGGTCGCGCTGCTGCACGAACTGGGCGATGCCCTGTTCTACCGGCACGGGCAGAACTCCTGGAGCCCGTGCGGGTGGCGACGGCTGTCCGAACCGCCACTGCGGATCGCCAACCCACAGCGGCGGGTCACCGCCGACGACACCGTCTGGGACGACCCGGGCCGCCACCACTCCTCGGCGGTGGCGGCCCTGGACGCCGGCGACGGCAACATCCTGCTGCTCGGGTCGCTCGGCCTCGGCACCCCCCGGCTGTCCGCCGACCGCGACACCCTGGCCGGCTGGTACGAGCACGGCGCCGGACCCTGGTTCGCCGCCTACGGCCCCGAGCAGCAGGTCTTCGCCGCCTACACCCGCGAGCTGGCCGCCCGGCTGGGCAGCAGCGCGCGCCGGGCCGGCAACGTCTGGTGTTCCTGGTACGCCTACTACGAGACGATCACCGAGGAGCAGCTCGCCACGGACATCCAGGACCTGCGGGGCCTGCCCTTCGACGTGGTGCAGGTCGACGACGGCTGGGAGCAGCTGGTCGGCGACTGGGAGCCCAACGAGAAGTTCCCGTCCGGCATGAAGGCCCTGGCCGACCGGATCAGCGACGCCGGCATGACCCCCGGACTGTGGCTGGCCCCGTTCATCGCCCTGCCCACCTCACGGTTCGCCCGGGAGAACCCGGAACTGCTGCTGCGCGACGCCGACGGCGAACCGGTGATCGCCGGGAACAACTGGGGCACCGGCTACTACGCCCTCGACCTGTCCCGGCCCGCCGCCCGCGAGCATGTCGCCGCGCTCATCCACCGGGTGGTGCACGAGTGGGGTTTCCGGTATCTCAAGCTGGACTTCATCAACGCCGGCGCGGTGCCGGGAGTACGCCTCGACGGCGCCGAACGCGAGCAGACGTACCGGGATGCCCTGACTTTGATCCGGCAGGTCGCCGGCGACGATGTCTACCTGCTCGGCAGCGGCGCCCTCCTGCTGCCGTCGCTCGGCCTCCTGGACGGGCTGCGCAGCGGCCCGGACGTCGCGCCGATGTGGCAGAACTACGCCAGCGACGACCCGTCCGACGCGATGGCCCGCAATGCCGTGGTCAACACGCTGCACCGGCTCTGGTGGCAGCCGCTCGTGGAGGTCGACCCGGACGTCGTGTACTTCCGCAGCCGCCTCAACCTGCTCACCGACCAGCAGCTGGCCTGGCTGCGCGACCTCGCCGACATCTGCCGGTTCCGGGCGCTGTCCGACCCGCCCGCCTGGCTCACGCCGACCGAGTGCGAGGACCTGCAGAGCTATCTGAAGGCGCGGCCGGAGATCCGGCAGCTGGGCCGATACCGGTTCGAGGTCGACGGGCGGAAGGTGGACTTCACGCCGGCCGTCACACCGGCTGCGCAGGCGTATCCCATCACCTGA
- a CDS encoding DUF4832 domain-containing protein: MKLSACGAVVLGAVLALTAPIGAQAAPAGPPPRPAAPASPDPALTAHPLTAAAGPVDNPLKGWARFHSPGSNQNTGYPHSLTWGYFGLSEIMTSASTCGSYNWSIVDSMLAETAGYGNQAAIRIYLTYPGGTGTHPGNAIPPCFNGNVAMRSDSYWNVTHPDYDSPFLINALKNFIAAFGARYDGDPRLGFIHLGLVGLWGEWHTWPYDTDTADGRPNYMPTDANGAQLIAAYDAAFNRTKLEIRYPDLAGGAANSRDIGYHDDSFCYREGSPLQGVTLPASLGGASYSQLTRTLAAGTENKWTTSSMGGELRPEIQSTAFQHWPNGSGAVDNLKACIELEHATWMINEQSANYPAGDANVGAAVRLMGYNFTVDNAYYRDTASGTTNVGVRIANTGVAPFYYPWTVTLGLKNSSGSVVRTWDTPWDLRKVQPLTIRNFPEWNAGADPSYRDYGYRQYFQHSVDLSGITTGSYQWVMRVKNPLANGKQLRFANATQQADGWLGLGAVSVGAGSGTSSHEAEAATRSGGALVAGCAACSGGSKVGYLGNGGTLTFPNLPGSGTRTVTIHYLTAETRTAVINGQTVTFAPTGSWDTVGTTSVPLPAGSTSITIANPSGWAPDIDRITIS; encoded by the coding sequence ATGAAGCTGTCCGCATGCGGCGCCGTCGTCCTCGGCGCCGTCCTCGCCCTCACCGCGCCGATCGGCGCTCAAGCTGCCCCGGCCGGTCCACCGCCGCGCCCGGCCGCACCCGCGAGCCCCGATCCGGCACTCACGGCCCACCCGCTCACCGCGGCGGCCGGCCCCGTCGACAACCCGTTGAAAGGCTGGGCCCGGTTCCACTCGCCCGGCAGCAACCAGAACACCGGCTATCCCCACTCACTGACCTGGGGCTACTTCGGCCTCTCCGAGATCATGACCAGCGCCTCGACCTGCGGCAGCTACAACTGGTCGATCGTGGACAGCATGCTGGCGGAGACCGCCGGCTACGGGAACCAGGCCGCGATCCGCATCTACCTGACCTATCCCGGTGGCACCGGCACCCACCCCGGCAACGCCATCCCGCCGTGCTTCAACGGCAACGTCGCGATGCGCTCCGACTCGTACTGGAACGTCACCCACCCCGACTACGACAGCCCGTTCCTGATCAATGCGCTGAAGAACTTCATCGCCGCGTTCGGCGCCCGCTACGACGGGGATCCCCGGCTGGGCTTCATCCACCTGGGCCTGGTCGGGTTGTGGGGGGAGTGGCACACCTGGCCGTACGACACCGACACCGCCGACGGGCGCCCGAACTACATGCCCACCGACGCCAACGGCGCCCAGCTGATCGCCGCGTACGACGCCGCGTTCAACCGGACCAAGCTGGAGATCCGCTACCCGGACCTGGCCGGCGGCGCCGCGAACAGCCGGGACATCGGCTACCACGACGACTCGTTCTGTTACCGGGAAGGCTCACCCCTGCAGGGCGTCACCCTGCCGGCCTCGCTGGGTGGCGCCTCCTACTCGCAGCTGACCCGGACCCTCGCGGCCGGCACCGAGAACAAGTGGACCACCAGCTCGATGGGCGGCGAGCTGCGCCCGGAGATCCAGTCGACGGCGTTCCAGCACTGGCCCAACGGGTCCGGGGCGGTCGACAACCTCAAGGCGTGCATCGAGCTCGAGCACGCCACCTGGATGATCAACGAGCAGAGCGCCAACTATCCGGCCGGCGACGCGAACGTGGGCGCCGCGGTCCGGTTGATGGGCTACAACTTCACCGTCGACAACGCCTACTACCGGGACACCGCGAGCGGTACGACGAACGTCGGCGTCCGCATCGCCAACACCGGCGTGGCCCCGTTCTACTACCCGTGGACCGTCACGCTGGGCCTGAAGAACAGCAGCGGCAGTGTGGTGCGCACCTGGGACACCCCGTGGGACCTGCGTAAAGTCCAGCCGCTGACGATCCGCAACTTCCCGGAGTGGAACGCCGGCGCCGACCCGAGCTACCGCGACTACGGGTACCGGCAGTACTTCCAGCACAGCGTGGACCTGTCCGGGATCACCACCGGCTCCTACCAGTGGGTGATGCGGGTGAAGAACCCGCTGGCGAACGGCAAGCAACTGCGCTTCGCCAACGCCACCCAGCAGGCCGACGGCTGGCTGGGGCTGGGCGCCGTCTCGGTCGGCGCAGGCAGCGGGACCAGCAGCCACGAGGCCGAGGCAGCGACAAGAAGCGGCGGCGCGCTCGTGGCCGGCTGTGCGGCCTGCTCCGGCGGATCGAAGGTCGGCTACCTCGGCAACGGCGGCACTCTCACCTTCCCGAACCTGCCCGGCAGCGGCACCCGCACGGTCACCATCCACTACCTCACGGCCGAGACCCGAACCGCGGTGATCAACGGGCAGACGGTGACCTTCGCACCGACCGGCAGCTGGGACACCGTCGGCACCACCAGCGTGCCGCTGCCCGCCGGCAGCACCTCGATCACCATCGCCAATCCCAGCGGCTGGGCACCCGACATCGACCGCATCACGATCAGCTGA
- a CDS encoding DUF4832 domain-containing protein encodes MRRALVALLTALTVAVGTPAIAKPAQQWTPLSYAPAPADNPLKGFMPFAGDFDTFPHSMEWFYLPLRDVMTGPKQFDWTEFERQLGEIAARGHQGVFRFYLDYPGRPTGIPQYLLDDGLLTRPYTEFGNTVSVAPDYSDPRLVAALENFITALGRRYDGDPRIGFITLGLIGFWGEWHTWPFDGTTQPENWMPSTEILTRILSRYEAAFNKTRLHARYPSPENRSLNIGYHDDSFAFSTLPPTSWHFVQQLIDVGVTEKWRQQPIGGELRPEIQSCLWDEPVSCPQYESYAESVAQTHASWLINHAAFAGAGFSGDKLQRAINGAKALGYELSVTESSISRDRVQIRVANRGTAPFYYDWRTELAAVDRTGRIVRRWPAPWTVAGIQPGQDPAQLSARITTHGLRDGRYDIVLRVANPMRGGIPLRFANTSQNADSGWLTLGSLTLR; translated from the coding sequence ATGCGAAGAGCACTAGTCGCCCTGCTGACCGCCCTCACCGTGGCTGTCGGCACACCCGCCATCGCCAAACCGGCCCAGCAGTGGACCCCCCTGTCCTACGCGCCCGCACCGGCGGACAACCCGCTCAAGGGTTTCATGCCGTTCGCCGGTGACTTCGACACCTTCCCGCACAGCATGGAGTGGTTCTATCTGCCGCTGCGTGACGTGATGACCGGCCCGAAGCAGTTCGACTGGACGGAGTTCGAACGGCAGCTCGGCGAGATCGCCGCCCGCGGCCACCAAGGCGTGTTCCGGTTCTACCTGGACTATCCGGGCCGGCCCACCGGCATCCCGCAGTACCTTCTCGACGACGGTCTGCTGACCCGGCCGTACACCGAATTCGGCAACACCGTCAGCGTCGCCCCGGACTACAGCGACCCGCGCCTGGTCGCGGCCCTGGAGAACTTCATCACCGCGCTCGGCCGCCGCTACGACGGCGACCCGCGGATCGGCTTCATCACCCTCGGGCTGATCGGATTCTGGGGCGAGTGGCACACCTGGCCCTTCGACGGCACGACCCAGCCCGAGAATTGGATGCCGAGCACCGAGATCCTCACCCGGATCCTGAGCCGTTACGAGGCCGCGTTCAACAAGACCCGGCTGCACGCCCGCTATCCGAGTCCGGAGAACAGGAGCCTGAACATCGGCTACCACGACGACTCGTTCGCCTTCTCGACGCTGCCCCCGACGTCCTGGCACTTCGTTCAGCAGCTGATCGACGTCGGTGTCACCGAGAAGTGGCGGCAGCAGCCGATCGGCGGGGAGCTGCGCCCGGAGATCCAGTCCTGCCTCTGGGACGAGCCGGTCAGCTGCCCGCAATACGAGAGCTATGCCGAGTCGGTCGCGCAGACCCACGCCTCCTGGCTGATCAACCACGCGGCCTTCGCGGGCGCCGGCTTCAGCGGCGACAAGCTCCAGCGCGCCATCAACGGCGCAAAGGCACTGGGGTACGAGCTGAGCGTCACCGAATCATCGATAAGCCGGGACCGGGTGCAGATCCGCGTCGCCAACCGCGGCACCGCGCCGTTCTACTACGACTGGCGCACCGAGCTCGCCGCGGTCGACCGCACCGGCCGGATCGTCCGGCGCTGGCCGGCACCGTGGACCGTGGCCGGCATCCAGCCCGGCCAGGACCCCGCACAACTGTCGGCCCGGATCACCACACACGGCCTGCGCGACGGCCGCTACGACATCGTGCTGCGCGTCGCCAACCCGATGCGCGGCGGCATCCCGCTGCGGTTCGCCAACACCAGCCAGAACGCCGACTCCGGCTGGCTCACCCTCGGTTCCCTCACCCTGCGGTAA
- a CDS encoding carbohydrate ABC transporter permease, translated as MRTGRILGWAVMAVIVLATVFPFWWMVRTALTPAADLYTDNAGLLPHDPTLINFARVLGLTSEAEARAAGGSGAHIDFARYILNSAIYCTLIAGFQTLFCAMAGYAFARLRFPGRDLVFAIMISALMVPPIFTLLPNFVLVKDLGLMNTMAGMVAPTILMTPFAVFFLRQFFLSLPRDVEEAAILDGNGPWGIFWRIALPMSRGPLITIGLTTIVWAWKDFLWPLLVGRGEENRLVTVALGVFLQQSPNTQPDWTGLMAASTLSVLPVLVLLVFLGKRLVQSLNFTGSK; from the coding sequence ATGAGAACCGGCCGCATCCTGGGCTGGGCGGTGATGGCCGTCATCGTCCTGGCCACCGTCTTCCCGTTCTGGTGGATGGTCCGCACCGCGCTGACCCCCGCCGCCGACCTCTACACCGACAACGCCGGGCTGCTGCCGCACGACCCGACCCTGATCAACTTCGCCCGGGTGCTGGGCCTGACCAGCGAGGCCGAGGCCCGCGCCGCCGGCGGCTCCGGCGCGCACATCGACTTCGCCCGCTACATCCTCAACTCGGCCATCTACTGCACGCTGATCGCCGGGTTCCAGACCCTGTTCTGCGCGATGGCCGGGTACGCCTTCGCCCGGCTGCGTTTCCCCGGCCGCGACCTGGTCTTCGCGATCATGATCAGCGCCCTGATGGTCCCGCCGATCTTCACGCTGCTGCCCAACTTCGTGCTGGTCAAGGACCTGGGCCTGATGAACACCATGGCCGGCATGGTGGCGCCCACCATCCTGATGACCCCGTTCGCGGTGTTCTTCCTCCGCCAGTTCTTCCTCTCCCTGCCCCGCGACGTGGAGGAGGCGGCGATCCTCGACGGCAACGGCCCGTGGGGCATCTTCTGGCGCATCGCGCTGCCGATGAGCCGCGGCCCGCTCATCACCATCGGGCTCACCACGATCGTCTGGGCCTGGAAGGACTTCCTCTGGCCGCTGCTGGTCGGCCGCGGCGAGGAGAACCGTCTCGTCACCGTCGCGCTCGGCGTCTTCCTGCAGCAGTCGCCCAACACTCAACCGGACTGGACCGGGCTGATGGCCGCCTCGACGCTGTCCGTCCTTCCCGTCCTGGTGCTGCTCGTCTTCCTCGGCAAGCGCCTGGTCCAGTCCCTGAACTTCACCGGAAGCAAGTGA